In Rhizobium oryzihabitans, one DNA window encodes the following:
- a CDS encoding urocanate hydratase encodes MPRENPRNPGFPIPSGPDLRAKGWRQEALLRLMENVLAVGEDPENLVVYAALGKAARNKAAYDAIVRALTTMDEDQTLVIQSGKPVGLMKTSTEAPMVIMANCNMVGQWAKAENFYALERKGLICWGGLTAGAWQYIGSQGVIQGTYEIFMRIAERRFGGTLNGRFVLTAGLGGMGGAQPLAGRMAGAAILCVEINPERARTRKDIGYLDEIADDLDSALARIEEARSKGEALSVGLVGNAAEIYPEIAARGIIPDIVTDQTSAHDLVYGYIPIGYDLERVRRLRSQNPDELIEAGRASIAKQVTAMLEFQRAGSEVFDNGNLIRTQAQAGGVADAFDIPVFTEAYLRPLFCRAIGPFRWMALSGEASDIARIDELVLEMFPDNKIVTNWISLARKHVPFEGLPARIAWLGHGERSALARRVNALVASGELKGPVAFSRDHLDSAGMAHPNIMTENMLDGSDAIADWPLLDAMLLCASRADLVALHSGGGGYAGFMTSAGVTIVADGTNAADDRLSQSLDNDTGLGVIRYADAGYAEAQDEIASKGINHVQI; translated from the coding sequence ATGCCGAGAGAAAATCCCCGCAATCCCGGCTTCCCGATCCCTTCAGGCCCAGACCTTCGCGCGAAGGGCTGGCGGCAGGAAGCGCTGCTGCGCCTTATGGAAAACGTGCTGGCTGTCGGTGAAGACCCCGAAAACCTCGTCGTCTACGCAGCACTCGGGAAGGCGGCCCGCAACAAGGCCGCATATGATGCCATCGTACGCGCATTGACGACCATGGATGAGGATCAGACACTCGTCATTCAGTCGGGAAAGCCGGTCGGCTTGATGAAGACTTCGACCGAGGCCCCGATGGTCATCATGGCCAATTGCAACATGGTCGGCCAATGGGCCAAGGCCGAGAATTTTTATGCTCTCGAACGCAAGGGCCTCATATGCTGGGGCGGCCTGACTGCGGGGGCATGGCAATATATCGGCTCGCAGGGCGTCATTCAGGGCACCTATGAAATCTTCATGCGCATTGCCGAACGCCGCTTCGGCGGCACGCTGAACGGGCGTTTCGTATTGACCGCGGGCCTTGGCGGCATGGGAGGCGCACAGCCGCTTGCCGGCCGCATGGCGGGCGCGGCCATCCTGTGCGTGGAGATCAATCCGGAACGGGCCCGCACCCGCAAGGATATCGGCTATCTGGACGAGATTGCCGATGATCTCGATAGCGCACTGGCGCGGATTGAAGAGGCCCGTTCGAAGGGTGAGGCGCTGTCCGTCGGCCTTGTCGGCAATGCAGCGGAAATCTATCCCGAAATAGCCGCGCGCGGGATCATCCCGGATATAGTGACCGACCAGACCTCCGCCCACGATCTCGTTTATGGCTATATTCCAATCGGTTACGATCTGGAACGGGTACGCCGCCTGCGCAGCCAGAATCCGGATGAGCTGATCGAGGCTGGCAGGGCGTCGATTGCCAAACAGGTAACAGCCATGCTGGAATTCCAGCGGGCCGGCTCGGAGGTTTTCGACAATGGCAACCTGATCCGCACGCAGGCGCAGGCCGGCGGCGTTGCTGACGCCTTCGACATTCCGGTCTTCACTGAAGCTTATCTGCGCCCGCTGTTCTGCCGGGCGATTGGTCCCTTCCGCTGGATGGCCCTGTCGGGCGAGGCCTCGGACATTGCGCGGATAGACGAGCTGGTGCTGGAGATGTTTCCGGACAACAAGATCGTCACCAACTGGATTTCACTGGCGCGCAAGCATGTTCCGTTCGAGGGGCTGCCGGCGCGCATCGCCTGGCTCGGCCATGGCGAAAGAAGTGCACTCGCACGGCGGGTCAACGCTCTGGTCGCTTCGGGCGAATTGAAGGGGCCGGTTGCCTTCTCTCGCGATCACCTCGATTCAGCGGGCATGGCGCATCCGAATATCATGACGGAGAACATGCTCGACGGTTCGGACGCCATCGCCGACTGGCCGCTTCTCGATGCGATGTTGCTCTGCGCTTCGCGCGCCGACCTCGTCGCGCTTCATTCCGGCGGTGGGGGATATGCGGGTTTCATGACCTCGGCAGGGGTCACGATCGTCGCTGACGGCACCAATGCGGCTGACGACCGGCTTTCGCAATCACTCGACAATGATACCGGGCTCGGCGTCATCCGTTACGCGGATGCGGGCTATGCCGAGGCACAGGATGAAATTGCCAGCAAGGGCATAAATCACGTGCAGATCTGA
- a CDS encoding DUF917 domain-containing protein, which yields MARILTEKDVEPAVRGGAVYAAGGGGWVHHGRMLGYAAVNAGAPELVSIDELNEDDWVATAAAIGAPASTTPWEMRGVDYVKAVQLLQDELGAKVAALMIGQNGKSSTLNAWLPSAILGCKVLDAVGDMRAHPTGDMGAIGMAGKPDQSIQTAVGGNRDQNRYIELVTRGATGRISPILRTASDMSGGFIASARNPVRAGYVAKNAALGGISKALELGHAILAAEPRGHAAVLDAILSTTGGRIMIEGEITAKDVVYTNEAFDVGTVTIGRGDAALTLHVMNEYMAVDAVDGRRLATFPDVITTLSQEIEPLSVGELKVGMKIHLLHVPKTLIPIGAGLMDPAIYVHPEKVMGINLTNYALEA from the coding sequence GTGGCCAGAATTCTGACGGAGAAGGATGTGGAACCCGCGGTGCGGGGAGGCGCGGTCTATGCGGCAGGGGGTGGCGGCTGGGTCCACCACGGACGGATGCTGGGCTATGCCGCGGTGAACGCCGGTGCGCCTGAACTCGTCTCCATCGACGAATTGAACGAAGATGACTGGGTGGCGACGGCTGCCGCCATCGGTGCGCCGGCCTCCACGACGCCCTGGGAAATGCGGGGCGTGGATTATGTCAAGGCCGTGCAGCTTTTGCAGGATGAGCTTGGTGCGAAGGTCGCGGCCCTGATGATCGGGCAGAACGGCAAGTCCTCGACCCTCAACGCATGGCTGCCTTCGGCTATCCTCGGCTGCAAGGTGCTGGACGCGGTGGGTGACATGCGCGCCCATCCGACCGGCGACATGGGGGCGATCGGCATGGCCGGTAAACCGGACCAGTCAATTCAGACGGCGGTTGGCGGAAATCGCGATCAGAACCGCTATATCGAACTCGTAACGCGCGGCGCAACTGGCCGCATTTCTCCCATCCTGCGCACGGCCTCCGACATGTCGGGCGGTTTCATCGCCTCGGCCCGCAATCCGGTTCGCGCCGGCTACGTTGCGAAGAATGCGGCGCTCGGCGGAATTTCCAAGGCGCTGGAGCTTGGTCACGCAATCCTCGCCGCCGAACCTCGAGGGCATGCGGCCGTTCTCGACGCGATCCTTTCGACCACCGGCGGCAGGATCATGATTGAAGGAGAGATCACGGCGAAGGATGTCGTTTATACGAATGAGGCTTTCGACGTCGGTACGGTCACCATCGGCAGGGGCGATGCGGCGCTGACCCTGCATGTGATGAACGAATACATGGCGGTCGATGCGGTCGATGGCCGTCGTCTCGCAACCTTTCCGGACGTCATCACCACATTGTCGCAGGAGATCGAACCGCTGTCTGTCGGTGAGCTGAAGGTAGGCATGAAGATCCACCTGCTGCATGTCCCGAAGACCCTCATTCCGATCGGCGCGGGTCTGATGGACCCGGCGATCTATGTCCACCCCGAAAAGGTCATGGGTATCAACCTGACCAACTACGCATTGGAGGCCTGA
- a CDS encoding HAL/PAL/TAL family ammonia-lyase, which translates to MSVKNGTIHRLSIVTAFAIAGFAASNARAEHWSIDGQNLTVEQVVGLARDGNAKITLTESAGKRIAEGFDLVMEAALQGKAVYGLTVGVGWNKDRPVFAMKDGKRVLDDDLLKLSRAFNSTSLRAHGAGVGEPMAVEAVRAGMAIRLNQIATGRTGVQSAVAEMYRHFLEQGITPVVPSRGSVGEADITLASHIGLAMVGEGEVFMKGNRIPAARALAEAGIAPLEPVGKDFLSILSTNALTAGQAALLAHDTAGYLQKEAVVFGLALEGFNGNVAPFLAATNELRPFAENTSGALMVRSALDGSYLWSPAKDRALQDPLSYRTMAYVLGGAEIATQDLTKALEIQINHSDDNPGVVAGASDDKASGQVSQYFIEGEVSGAIYPSAGFEMLPVASRVETLNTALVRLSQAITMQTIRFENPDMTHLSRFLAAETNQGHAFGAIQKPLVALLAENQQIGAQAPVGSIAMAGNIEDLDSHAPLSVANLSRILDNLYWMSSIQLLHAAQAVDLRKPGQLGAGTKALFEDYRRNVPFVAVDRIYSNDFSTGYRFLKAR; encoded by the coding sequence ATGTCTGTTAAAAACGGGACTATTCATCGCCTCTCCATTGTCACAGCTTTTGCGATCGCCGGGTTTGCTGCTTCAAACGCACGGGCGGAACATTGGTCCATCGACGGTCAAAACCTGACCGTGGAACAGGTCGTCGGCCTGGCGCGGGACGGCAACGCCAAAATTACTCTCACCGAGAGCGCGGGCAAACGGATCGCCGAAGGCTTCGATCTGGTGATGGAGGCCGCCCTGCAAGGTAAGGCGGTCTATGGCCTCACGGTCGGCGTTGGCTGGAACAAGGATCGCCCAGTTTTCGCGATGAAGGACGGCAAGCGCGTGCTGGACGACGATCTGCTGAAACTGTCACGTGCTTTCAATTCGACATCCCTGCGCGCGCATGGCGCAGGCGTGGGCGAGCCGATGGCGGTCGAGGCCGTGAGGGCGGGCATGGCGATCCGTCTAAACCAGATTGCAACCGGCCGAACCGGCGTTCAGAGTGCTGTCGCGGAAATGTATCGACATTTTCTGGAGCAGGGGATTACCCCGGTCGTTCCTTCACGCGGTTCTGTGGGCGAGGCGGATATCACCCTTGCCTCCCATATCGGTCTGGCGATGGTCGGCGAGGGGGAGGTCTTCATGAAAGGCAATCGCATTCCCGCAGCGCGTGCCTTGGCAGAGGCCGGCATCGCTCCGCTCGAACCGGTTGGCAAGGATTTCCTTTCGATCCTCAGCACGAATGCGCTGACCGCCGGGCAGGCTGCCCTGCTGGCGCACGACACGGCGGGTTATCTCCAAAAGGAAGCGGTAGTCTTTGGTTTGGCACTGGAAGGTTTTAACGGCAATGTCGCCCCTTTCCTCGCGGCGACGAACGAGTTGCGCCCCTTTGCCGAAAACACATCCGGGGCACTGATGGTTCGCTCTGCCCTTGACGGCAGCTATCTCTGGTCGCCCGCGAAGGATCGGGCGCTGCAGGACCCACTGTCTTATCGCACTATGGCCTATGTGCTTGGCGGAGCCGAAATTGCAACGCAGGATTTGACCAAGGCGCTGGAAATCCAGATCAATCACAGTGATGACAATCCGGGCGTGGTTGCGGGAGCCTCGGACGACAAGGCTTCCGGACAGGTCTCCCAGTATTTTATCGAGGGCGAAGTATCGGGAGCGATCTATCCGAGTGCGGGTTTTGAGATGTTGCCGGTGGCCTCGAGGGTTGAAACACTGAACACGGCACTGGTGCGTCTGTCGCAGGCCATTACGATGCAGACGATCCGCTTCGAAAACCCGGACATGACGCATCTTTCGCGGTTCCTTGCTGCTGAAACCAATCAAGGACATGCGTTTGGTGCGATCCAGAAGCCGCTCGTCGCGCTTCTCGCCGAAAACCAGCAGATCGGCGCGCAGGCTCCCGTCGGCTCGATTGCGATGGCAGGAAATATCGAGGATCTGGACAGCCACGCACCGCTTTCGGTCGCCAATCTCAGCCGAATTCTGGATAATCTTTACTGGATGTCCTCGATCCAGTTGCTACATGCGGCGCAAGCCGTTGATCTGCGCAAACCCGGGCAGTTGGGGGCGGGAACAAAAGCGCTGTTTGAAGATTATCGCCGCAATGTGCCCTTTGTGGCGGTGGACCGAATATATAGCAATGATTTCAGTACGGGTTATCGGTTTCTCAAGGCCCGTTGA
- a CDS encoding dihydroorotase produces MADFDTVLAGRVILTDREISRGFVAIREGKTALIGEGPAPAGRENHDFGTGLLLPGAIDAQVHSLSQKGAEGFAASTRAAAAGGVTTIVDMPYDEGNLVCSAEAVRRKVAMIDEEARIDVALYGTVDPQEGSARIAEQAAAGVCAYKFSTFGTDPQRFPRIPPALLRACFAEIAKTGLAAGVHNEDDAYVRAAISEVEASGITDWRAHGLSRPELAETLAMLQIYETGAETDCPAHVVHCSVSRGYEIAEMYRRNGRYSSVECCIHYLVLDEENDVARLGGKAKINPPIRARKEVEAIWRHLAEGRVSMVSTDHVSWSEDRKTNPDMLKNASGVPGLEVMVPLFVKGAIARGVPLVWAARLMAENPARHFRLDHQKGGLQVGRDADVMVLVDRPMVYDATTSPHSIAGWSPYHGMELPWTVAATWRRGEMVFDGENVLAAPGTGIFVRPPETLGLRKVLL; encoded by the coding sequence ATGGCGGATTTCGATACGGTTTTGGCGGGACGGGTCATTCTGACCGACCGCGAGATTTCTCGAGGTTTCGTGGCCATTCGCGAGGGGAAAACGGCACTCATCGGAGAGGGGCCGGCGCCGGCTGGACGAGAAAATCATGATTTCGGCACCGGCCTTCTATTGCCTGGCGCCATAGACGCACAGGTGCATTCGCTGTCGCAAAAGGGGGCCGAAGGTTTTGCGGCCTCGACCCGTGCGGCGGCGGCGGGCGGCGTCACGACAATCGTGGACATGCCCTATGATGAGGGCAATCTTGTGTGTTCCGCCGAGGCCGTCAGGCGCAAGGTCGCGATGATCGACGAAGAGGCGCGCATCGACGTTGCGCTTTATGGCACTGTCGATCCGCAAGAGGGGTCTGCCCGCATTGCCGAACAGGCGGCGGCGGGAGTTTGCGCCTACAAATTCTCGACCTTCGGCACAGATCCTCAACGCTTTCCGCGTATCCCACCTGCGCTGCTTCGCGCCTGTTTCGCCGAGATTGCAAAGACCGGGCTTGCCGCTGGCGTGCACAATGAGGACGACGCCTATGTCCGCGCCGCGATTTCCGAGGTGGAGGCATCCGGTATAACCGACTGGCGTGCGCACGGTCTGTCACGTCCCGAACTGGCCGAGACGCTGGCGATGCTGCAGATTTACGAAACTGGCGCCGAGACGGATTGCCCGGCGCATGTCGTCCATTGCTCCGTCAGCCGCGGCTACGAAATCGCCGAGATGTATCGCAGGAACGGCCGATATTCCTCCGTCGAATGCTGCATTCACTACCTTGTTCTGGATGAGGAGAACGATGTCGCGCGGCTTGGCGGCAAGGCCAAGATCAACCCGCCGATACGCGCCCGCAAAGAAGTGGAGGCGATCTGGCGCCATCTGGCGGAAGGGCGGGTGTCGATGGTGTCTACCGATCATGTGAGCTGGAGCGAGGACCGCAAGACCAATCCCGATATGCTGAAAAATGCCTCTGGCGTCCCGGGGCTGGAGGTGATGGTGCCGCTCTTCGTCAAGGGCGCGATCGCACGCGGTGTGCCGCTGGTGTGGGCGGCCCGGCTGATGGCCGAAAATCCGGCCCGGCATTTTCGTCTGGATCACCAGAAAGGCGGGTTGCAGGTCGGGCGTGACGCCGACGTCATGGTGCTCGTCGATCGGCCCATGGTGTATGACGCAACCACCAGTCCTCACTCCATTGCGGGGTGGTCGCCTTATCACGGCATGGAACTGCCCTGGACGGTCGCAGCCACCTGGCGGCGAGGCGAGATGGTCTTTGACGGTGAAAACGTGCTGGCTGCGCCGGGGACTGGCATTTTTGTGCGGCCGCCCGAAACACTTGGTCTACGCAAGGTGCTGTTGTGA
- the hutC gene encoding histidine utilization repressor has product MNEIEPLEGIADVTKASAGQTLHQRILSEIEGRIVSGEWPPGYRLPFEVDLAVQYDCSRMTVNKVMGQLAKAGLIERRKKSGSFVRQPQIQSAVLEIHDIRAEVESLCLEYGFKVLKRVQRAARREDRTSIDVAVGASLLDIVCIHFAGPREFCIEQRLVNLATVPDAAEADFTEIAPGPWLLGHVPWSNAEHRISAETPSREIARLLGISDRQACLVVERRTWSNSGAVTYVRFTYPGNAHALVARFSPSSD; this is encoded by the coding sequence ATGAACGAGATAGAGCCGTTGGAAGGCATTGCGGACGTGACGAAAGCATCGGCCGGGCAAACCCTGCACCAGCGTATCCTCAGTGAGATCGAAGGCCGGATCGTTTCGGGAGAATGGCCGCCGGGTTACCGGTTGCCTTTCGAGGTCGATCTCGCCGTCCAGTATGATTGCTCGCGCATGACCGTCAACAAGGTCATGGGCCAGCTCGCCAAGGCCGGTCTGATCGAACGCCGCAAGAAATCCGGCAGCTTCGTCCGGCAGCCGCAGATCCAGTCCGCCGTTCTCGAAATTCACGATATCCGTGCCGAAGTCGAATCCCTTTGTCTCGAATATGGCTTTAAGGTCCTGAAGCGCGTGCAGCGCGCGGCAAGGCGTGAGGATCGCACAAGCATCGATGTTGCCGTCGGCGCATCGCTGCTCGATATCGTCTGCATCCATTTTGCCGGTCCAAGGGAATTCTGCATCGAGCAGCGTCTCGTCAATCTCGCAACCGTGCCTGATGCTGCTGAAGCCGACTTCACGGAGATTGCGCCCGGACCCTGGCTGCTCGGTCATGTTCCCTGGAGCAATGCCGAACATCGGATCAGCGCCGAAACACCTTCCAGGGAAATCGCGCGCCTTCTCGGTATCTCTGACAGGCAGGCTTGCCTTGTTGTGGAGCGGCGTACCTGGAGCAATTCAGGCGCCGTCACCTATGTGCGCTTCACCTATCCGGGCAATGCGCACGCGCTTGTTGCCCGTTTCAGCCCGTCTTCCGACTAA
- a CDS encoding MFS transporter, whose protein sequence is MEKTYQNLSVTPARRSSPERAVAAASIGNALEWYDFTVYALFAIYIAHNFFPGGDHTVELVRAFLAFGLGFVIRPLGAIVIGVYGDKAGRKAALFLTIMIMAAGTLLIAVAPTYAAIGVGAPLMILAGRVLQGFSAGGEIGGAAAFLVEHAPADKKGKYASWLQASMAISNIMGALVAFAVTSLLTEQEIGDWGWRIPFFIGVLIAPVGLWLRKTLDETPAFQAEQASLENQSAKTPLKLVFSDYFGHLIKGFAFSILWAVCVYVLIIYMPIFVQRAFGFSPSEAFTASLIGNVFLAVGCVSAGSISDRIGRRLMLAIAAGAMLVAVYPLIWWLQSSPTLTTLIIVQSLFCIMVSGYVGVAPATLSEVFPTNIRTTGMSLAYNAAVTIFGGFAPATLTWLGSTGIGYHAPGFYVMAAAFISLIAVLILPKPYSTN, encoded by the coding sequence ATGGAAAAAACATATCAAAATTTGTCAGTGACACCGGCCAGACGGTCATCACCGGAGCGCGCTGTTGCGGCAGCATCGATAGGCAACGCCCTGGAATGGTATGACTTCACCGTCTATGCGCTGTTTGCAATCTACATCGCCCATAATTTCTTTCCCGGCGGCGATCACACGGTCGAACTCGTGAGAGCCTTCCTCGCCTTTGGGCTAGGCTTCGTGATCCGCCCCCTGGGAGCCATCGTGATCGGGGTCTATGGCGACAAGGCCGGCCGAAAGGCCGCACTGTTCCTGACCATCATGATCATGGCGGCGGGCACCCTGCTGATCGCGGTGGCGCCGACCTATGCCGCGATTGGTGTGGGAGCGCCGCTCATGATCCTTGCCGGACGAGTCCTTCAGGGCTTCTCTGCGGGTGGAGAAATCGGCGGAGCGGCCGCCTTTCTTGTCGAACATGCGCCCGCTGATAAGAAAGGCAAATATGCTTCCTGGCTGCAGGCAAGCATGGCGATTTCCAACATCATGGGTGCACTCGTCGCCTTTGCGGTTACCTCGCTTCTGACGGAGCAGGAGATCGGAGACTGGGGCTGGCGGATTCCGTTCTTCATTGGCGTATTGATCGCGCCGGTGGGTCTTTGGTTGCGCAAGACGCTGGACGAAACGCCGGCTTTTCAGGCTGAACAGGCAAGTCTGGAGAACCAGTCCGCCAAAACACCCCTGAAGCTCGTCTTCTCGGACTATTTCGGCCATCTGATCAAAGGCTTCGCTTTCTCGATCCTGTGGGCGGTTTGCGTTTATGTGCTGATCATCTACATGCCGATCTTCGTTCAGCGTGCTTTCGGTTTCAGCCCTTCGGAGGCGTTTACGGCATCGCTGATTGGTAACGTCTTCCTTGCCGTCGGTTGCGTCAGCGCCGGCAGCATTTCGGACAGGATCGGTCGACGCTTGATGCTCGCCATTGCCGCCGGCGCAATGCTGGTCGCTGTCTATCCCCTGATCTGGTGGCTGCAATCTTCGCCGACGCTGACGACGCTCATCATCGTGCAAAGCCTCTTCTGCATCATGGTCTCGGGATATGTCGGGGTCGCGCCCGCAACCCTCTCTGAGGTTTTCCCGACGAATATCCGCACCACCGGCATGTCATTGGCCTACAATGCCGCCGTAACGATCTTCGGAGGATTTGCCCCGGCGACGCTGACGTGGCTTGGCAGCACGGGCATCGGTTATCACGCGCCCGGATTTTACGTCATGGCCGCCGCATTCATATCGCTGATAGCGGTCCTGATCCTGCCGAAGCCGTATTCCACGAACTAA
- a CDS encoding Zn-dependent hydrolase, with protein MRRNLDASIKDIEADLDALAQITDPERPWTRRAFSPRFDEGRDYLRRRFLGEGLNVSTDAGGNLIGRREGTEPQAGTIMLGSHSDTVPDGGRFDGVAGVVVALEVARILSRRDVALRHNLAVVDFLAEEVSIFGVSCIGSRAMAGVLPQDWLRRISNGRDLATAIRDVGGKPESLEAPLADDLKAFLELHIEQGPVLEREKIALGVVTTIVGINRVEIEVTGRPDHAGTTPMGLRADALVAAARIVSEIERYATELSRGPGHFTATVGEFEISPNAANVVPGRVRMLVDIRAERAEDKEAFVSWLTGLDADGENAIEARLISANPGVQMDDGLQETLAKAADGLDTPYRKMVSGAGHDAAFMARLCPSAMLFVPCRDGRSHCPEEWADAADLALAAEVLANTIMELDRKREG; from the coding sequence ATGCGCCGCAATCTCGACGCGTCAATAAAGGACATAGAAGCGGATCTCGACGCACTGGCGCAGATTACCGATCCGGAACGTCCCTGGACCCGCCGCGCCTTCTCGCCCCGTTTTGATGAAGGGCGCGACTATCTTCGGCGACGTTTCCTGGGTGAAGGATTAAATGTCTCGACGGATGCGGGCGGGAACCTGATCGGCCGCCGCGAAGGTACCGAGCCGCAGGCCGGAACGATCATGCTGGGTTCGCATTCCGACACCGTGCCGGACGGCGGACGTTTTGATGGTGTTGCCGGTGTCGTCGTTGCATTGGAGGTCGCACGCATTCTCTCGCGGCGCGATGTTGCCTTGCGGCACAACCTGGCCGTCGTCGATTTTCTTGCTGAAGAAGTCTCCATTTTCGGCGTTTCCTGCATCGGTTCGCGAGCGATGGCGGGCGTTCTGCCGCAGGACTGGCTGAGGCGTATCAGTAACGGGCGCGATCTGGCGACGGCCATACGCGATGTGGGCGGCAAGCCGGAAAGTCTTGAAGCTCCCTTGGCTGATGACCTGAAGGCCTTTCTGGAACTGCACATCGAGCAGGGGCCGGTTCTCGAACGGGAAAAGATTGCGCTTGGGGTGGTGACAACCATTGTCGGCATCAATCGCGTCGAGATCGAGGTGACGGGTCGTCCCGATCATGCCGGCACGACCCCGATGGGGTTGCGCGCGGATGCCCTCGTCGCTGCGGCGCGGATCGTAAGTGAGATCGAGCGGTACGCGACGGAGCTTTCCCGTGGTCCCGGCCATTTCACCGCAACTGTGGGCGAGTTCGAAATCTCCCCCAACGCCGCCAATGTGGTGCCGGGCCGGGTCCGCATGCTGGTTGATATCCGCGCCGAGCGGGCCGAGGACAAGGAAGCATTCGTATCCTGGCTGACCGGACTTGATGCGGACGGTGAAAACGCGATCGAGGCGCGGTTGATTTCCGCCAATCCCGGCGTGCAGATGGATGATGGATTGCAGGAGACGCTGGCAAAGGCCGCCGATGGGCTGGACACGCCCTATCGAAAGATGGTGTCGGGCGCGGGTCATGACGCGGCATTCATGGCACGGCTATGTCCTTCGGCGATGCTCTTCGTCCCTTGCCGCGACGGTCGGTCCCATTGCCCGGAAGAATGGGCCGATGCAGCCGATCTCGCTTTGGCGGCTGAAGTTCTGGCGAACACGATTATGGAATTGGACAGAAAAAGGGAGGGCTGA
- a CDS encoding LysR family transcriptional regulator: protein MPKWEGQDEAWAVKVSTILLCDQVVRLGGIHLASNTTGIPVSTVSDAVNRLETALSVKLFVQGAKGLILTAEGGRLGPYLAQAAHEIFSIHGKCGDDHTKDIYQRSVSLIALFRFVDILESGSIRKSALRLQIGQPQLTRMMAMLEDNLGVRLFERTRSGSRASPEGLRISPHVNKLRDIWAALDSTSALRFKRHLRHWSFGGIPPATTDSPSAIILARIAANWARRFDTPLLMRPGLADSLLEGLEQQRYDAVLVDMPVNNSRLLSREVLRSHLSCFLQHEAPELTDADSPSQMREAILKHPLVLPSRASGLRQTAESFLEHLLGPTWLSKVQLIEIDSIPVAVQLIVGHGYCSILPSGVGITSPR, encoded by the coding sequence ATGCCGAAATGGGAAGGCCAAGACGAGGCGTGGGCGGTGAAGGTTTCGACGATTCTTTTATGTGACCAGGTGGTTCGGCTCGGCGGCATCCACCTTGCGTCCAATACAACGGGAATTCCGGTTTCAACCGTATCGGACGCCGTCAACCGCCTGGAAACCGCCCTCTCCGTCAAGCTTTTCGTGCAGGGCGCAAAAGGCCTGATCCTGACGGCGGAAGGCGGGAGACTTGGCCCTTATCTCGCGCAGGCCGCCCATGAAATCTTCTCGATCCATGGCAAGTGCGGCGATGACCATACGAAAGATATTTATCAGAGAAGCGTGTCGCTGATTGCACTCTTCCGCTTCGTGGACATTCTCGAATCTGGCTCGATCCGTAAATCCGCATTGAGGCTTCAAATCGGGCAACCACAGCTGACGCGGATGATGGCGATGCTGGAGGACAATCTGGGCGTCCGGCTTTTTGAACGGACCCGCAGCGGCTCGCGCGCGTCGCCCGAGGGGCTGCGCATATCGCCCCACGTCAACAAGTTACGCGACATCTGGGCTGCGCTGGACTCCACATCCGCCCTGCGTTTCAAGCGGCATTTGCGGCATTGGTCATTCGGCGGCATTCCTCCTGCAACGACGGACAGCCCGTCGGCAATTATTCTGGCACGAATTGCCGCCAACTGGGCACGCCGTTTCGACACACCGCTGCTGATGCGGCCCGGACTTGCAGACAGTCTGCTGGAAGGACTTGAACAACAGCGATACGATGCAGTCCTTGTCGACATGCCAGTCAACAATTCGCGGCTCCTCAGCCGTGAGGTTCTGCGCAGCCACCTTTCATGTTTCCTGCAGCACGAAGCACCTGAATTGACGGATGCAGATTCGCCGTCACAGATGCGCGAGGCGATCCTTAAGCACCCTCTGGTACTACCTTCCCGCGCCTCCGGACTGCGCCAGACGGCCGAAAGCTTCCTAGAGCATCTGCTTGGACCTACGTGGCTATCAAAGGTGCAGTTGATTGAGATCGACAGCATACCGGTGGCAGTGCAGCTGATTGTGGGCCACGGATATTGTTCGATATTGCCGTCCGGCGTGGGAATAACCTCCCCAAGGTGA